From Mycobacterium cookii:
GCGCCAGTGTTGCGCCGACGACGATGGCGCCGGCGTAGCCGGCAGACAGGAGGGGCGCGCCAATGAATACCACGCACGTCGACATCGGTTTGGCGCGCAACTCCGACTGGGCGTTCACGTCGTCGGTGGTGATCCTGGTGGTCGCCCTGTTGCTGCTGGCCGTCGAACTCGCCTACACCCGCAGCCGAGAACCCGACCGTGAACTCGTCAGTGCCGGATCCGTCAAGACAGACAGCCCCGCCCCCGAGGCCCCGCGCCGACCGTTCGACGAGCGCGTCGGCCGGGCCGGCCTCGTTCTCGTCTACGCCGGCATCGGGCTGCTGTTCGCCTGCATCGTGTTGCGCGGTCTGGCCACCACGCGGGTGCCGTGGGGCAACATGTACGAGTTCATCAACCTGACCTGCTTCTGCGGGCTGACCGCCGGCGCGATCGTGCTGCGCCGCCCGCAATACCGCCCGTTGTGGGTGTTCCTGCTGCTGCCGGTGCTGATCTTGTTGACGGTGTCCGGACGCTGGCTGTACACCAACGCCGCACCGGTGATGCCCGCGCTGCAGTCCTACTGGCTGCCCATCCACGTCTCGGTGGTCAGCCTGGGCTCGGGAGTTTTCCTGGTCGCCGGGGTGGCCAGCATCCTGTTTCTGCTGCGGACCTCGCGGCTCGGCGCGCCCGACGCCCGGGGCCGCCTGGCGCAGTTGGTGCATCGGTTGCCCGATGCGCAGACGCTGGACCGGATTGCCTACCGGACGACAATCTTCGGCTTCCCGGTCTTCGGCTTCGGGGTGATCTTTGGCGCCATCTGGGCCGAGGAGGCCTGGGGTCGGTACTGGGGCTGGGATCCCAAGGAGACTGTGGCGTTCATCGCCTGGGTGATCTACGCCGCCTACCTGCACGCCAGGTCGACAGCGGGCTGGCGGGACAGAAAAGCGGCCTGGATCAACGTCGTCGGCTTTGTGGCCATGGTGTTCAACCTGTTCTTCGTCAACCTGGTGACCGTCGGTCTGCACTCCTACGCCGGGGTGGGCTAGATCACGATCAGCAGGCTCTCAGCAACGCTGCGATATCTTCGGGTCAGCAGGGCTGTTCGTTAACAACGCGACCCCAGGGTTGCGACAAGGGGAAATTTCACGTGTCTGACCATCCGACGCACGGCGCGAATGCAGGAGCGCCGCGCGGTCGCGAAGACCATCCGACCACCGAATTGCCACCTCATCCGCCACCACCGGCGCCGGAGCCGCCGACCCGAGCCTTCGCCGGGTTCCGCACCGAGCGCGTCTTCACCGACAACACCACGCTGGGCGTGCCACCCCCGGAGACCCGCTCCGAACCGCGCGCCTGGGCGAACACGCCGTACCAGGGCATGCCGCGCGTCGTCGAATCCGGCGATGCGCCCCGACGGGTCTACGGCAATTACGGCGGACCACCGGCCCCGGGGGACGCCGGCGCGTCCCAGCCGGGCATGCCGCCGCAGCGGTATCCGGAGTTGTCCACCAGGACGCTGCTGCGCCACGTCAAGCCGGCACCGACCGAGGGTTGGCGCCGGTGGCTGTTCCGGTTGTCCGGGCAGCTGATCAACGTCGGCGAGAGCCAACGCACGATGCGGTACAACGACCTCACGGTGCAGGTCAACAAACCGTTGCGGGGCTGCTACCGCATCGCGATGCTCTCGCTGAAGGGCGGCGTCGGGAAAACCACCATCACGGCCACGCTGGGTTCGACGTTCGCGTCGATCCGCGGCGACCGGGTGGTGGCCATCGACGCTAATCCCGACCGCGGCACGCTGAGCCAGAAGGTGCCGTTGGAGACACCGGCCACCGTCCGGCACCTGCTGCGCGACGCCGAAGGCATCGACCGCTACAGCGATGTCCGCAGTTACACGTCGCAGGGCCCCAGCCGGCTGGAAGTCCTTGCGTCGGAAAGTGATCCGGCGATGTCGGAGGCGTTCAGCGCCGACGACTATGCGCGCACCTTGGAGATCCTCGAGCGGTTCTACGGTCTGGTGCTCACCGACTGCGGCACCGGGCTGCTGCATTCCGCGATGACGTCGGTGCTGGACAAGGCCGACGCCCTGGTCGTGGTCAGTTCGGGTTCGATCGACGGCGCCCGCAGCGCCTCGGCCACGCTGGACTGGCTCGACGCCCACGGCCACGAGGATCTGGTCAGCAATTCGATCGCGGTGATCAACGCGGTGCGGCCGCGATCAGGCAAGGTCGACATGCAAAAGGTGGTCGATCACTTCTCGAGGCGTTGCCGCGCAGTGCGTTTGGTTCCGTTCGATCCGCACCTCGAGGAAGGCGCCGAGATCGACCTGAATCGGTTGAAGCGGGAAACCCGGGAGGCGCTCATCGAGCTGGCAGCCGTTGTCGCCGACGGTTTTCCGAGCGATCAGCGCCGCTCGAACGAGCACTTCATCTAGATCAGCGGGGCTTGTTGTCGCCGTTGCCCAGACGCCAGAGGAACTCCGGATCGTCGTCGGGTCCGATGACGCGACTCTTCGGACGGGTGACCTGTGAACGGACAGCCCGCCAGCCGATGTAGACCAGTGTCCCGAGAGCCAGGACCAGGAGCAGGTAGAGCACGCAACACCTCCTTTGTCCGAATATACGCGGCGTCCTAGGCTCGCACTGTGTCAGACGGAACGAGTCCCGCCGGCCGGGCAGTCGTCAGCGTCTCGCTCTATGCTGCGGCCCGAGTCGCGTTGGTGGTGGTGCTCACGGCGGTCATCTACTGGACCGGCCGGGCTCTTGGCGTGCGGGAATTCCCGATCGTCGTCGCCGCGCTGTTCGCTCTCGTCATCGCTATGCCGCTGGGTTTCTGGCTTTTCGGCCCGCTGCGACGCCGGGCCACTGCGGGGATCGACGCCGCGACCGAACGCCGGCGCCGCGACCGCGAGCAGTTGCGGGCCAGGCTGCGCGGGGAGGCGCCGCCGGATTCCGATTGACTCTGCGCAGAGGGCGGCGACGTCTCGACAAAAGCCGCCAAGAGCGCAGAGTCACGTCGCTCGACGGGGACGCGCCCACCCCGGCCTCTACGACGTTGTCGTCACCCTTGAGCGTTGACCGCCAACGCTACGGCCACCGCGATCGACCAGACCAGCATCGTCAGCCCGGTGTCGCGCAACACCGGGATCAGCTCGCTGCCGATTCGCCCCGATCGCACCGGCGCCGCGGCGCGCAGCCCCAACGGTGTGGCCACCAGGCCGACCGCGCACCACGGGGTGGCCGCCGTCAGCGTCAGCGTCAAGACCGCGGCCACGCCCAGCAGCAGCTGATAGAAGATCCGCGTCCCGCGGTCGCCGAGGCGGACCGCCAGCGTGATCTTGCCGGACTCCTTATCGGTCGGGATGTCGCGTAAGTTGTTGGCCACCAAAACCGCTGACGACAAAGCGCCCGTCGCCACCGCCAGCACCGCGCCGACCCAGTCCACCCGCAACGCCTGGGTGTACTGCGTGCCCAGCACCGCGACCAGTCCGAAGAACACGAAGACCGCGACCTCGCCGAAACCCGCGTAGCCGTACGGCTTCGCGCCGCCGGTGTACAGCCAGGCGCCGGCGATGCATAACGCGCCGACCGCGATCAGCCACGGCGCGCTGGTCAGCGCGAGCGCCAACCCGGCGACCGCGCCGATGGTCAAGCTCGCGACGGCCACCGCCCGCACCGCATGCGGGGTTGCCAACCGCGAACCGACCAGCCGCAGTGGGCCCGCCCGGTCGTCGTCGGTGCCGCGGATGCCGTCGGAGTAGTCGTTGGCGAAGTTGACCCCGATGATCAGGGCGACCGCGACCGCCAGGGCCAGCAGCGCCTTCCACCAGATGGCGCCGTGCAGCCAGGCCGCCCCGCCGGTGCCGGCGATCACCGGGGCGATGGCGTTGGGAAGGGTGCGCGGTCGCGCGCCCGCGATCCATTGCGCAAGAGTGGCCACCCTGTGATCGTTCCATGCGCGTGCTCGACAATGAGCAACGTGCCCGCCGACGACGCGACCTCGCGCCGCATGAGCGGCGCCAACGAGGAGGAGCGGCGGTAGATGATCGGAGTGATCGGTGGCAGCGGCTTCTATACCTTCTTCGACTCGGACGCCCGCAGCGTCAGCCTCGACACCCCGTTCGGTGAGCCCAGCGGCCCGGTCACGATCGGCATGGTGGGGGAGCACGAGGTGGCGTTCCTGCCGCGTCACGGCCTCGAACACCGCTTCCCGGCGCACAAGGTGCCGTATCGGGCGAACATGTGGGCGTTGCGGGCGCTGGGGGTGCGGCAGGTCTTCGCCCCGTGCGCAGTCGGCAGCCTGACGCCCGAACACGGCCCGGGCGCCGTCGTGCTGCCCGACCAGCTGGTCGACCGCACCCGCCATCGCGCCGACACGTACTACGACTCCGGCGCGGCGCACGTGTCGTTTGCCGACCCGTACTGCCCGACGCTGCGTTCGGCGGTCAGCGGACTACCCGGAGTCGTCGACGGCGGCACCATGGTCGTCATCGAGGGTCCGCGGTTCTCCACCCGTGCCGAAAGCCGGTGGTTCGCCGCAGCGGGTTTCACGCTGGTCAATATGACCGGCTACCCAGAGGCGGTGCTGGCCCGTGAACTCGAAATGTGCTATGCCACAATCGCTTTGGTGACAGATCTGGATGCGGGCATCGACGCGGGCGCCGGCGTCAAGGTCGACGAGGTCATCGTCGAATTCGAGAAGAACATCGGGCCGTTCAAGAAACTCGTGCGCGAGGCGATCGGTCAGGTCGAAACGGAGCACACCTGCACCGAGTGCCTGTCGCACGCCGGTGTCCCGCTGCCGTTCGACGAGGGGTGACGGCTCAGCTGGCTTTGGCTTCCTGCTGTTGGCCCTCGTCGGCGGGTGGCCGTGGTGGGCGTCCTCGGCGCAGCGTTTCGATCAGGTCGCGATAGGGCCCGACCAGGTAGACGGTGTCGTCGCCATGCAGCCGGGCGTCGCGTCGCGGGTGCAGCTTCAGCAACCCGTTGGACGTCGTGATCGCGATGACCCGGGTGTGCGTGGACAACTCGTACATGCGGAGCCCGTCGAGCTCGCTGCCGGGGGCCACCTGCATACCGCCGACCACGAACGAGCGTTGACCCACCGAGAACGTGCCCAACACCTGCAGGCCGATCGCCCCGCCGATGAACCAGGGTGCGGCCAGCTCGACCGTGGACCGGACGTTCTCGAAACCGAATCGCTGCGCGACCGCGAAGCCCAGCGTGCGGTCATACACCCGCAACACCAGAGGAACTGGGGTCCAGTGCTCCCGGGTCTCGGTTCTCGTGCCCAGCATCTCGGTCAGCACGATGCCGGTTTCGATGTTGATCATGTCGTCGCGGGTCAGGACCGCGACCGCGCGAGCGCGATCCACCCGCGCTGCCTTCAGTGTCTGGCGCAATGTGGCGTCACCGAAGATCACCGGAACGTCCAGGTCGCGCACCGCGGAAAGGAATCGGTTTTCCTCGTCGAGTTCGATCACCGCGACTTCGTATCCGGCGGCGGTCAGGTCGCTGACCACCCGCATGCCCAGGGCGCTCAACCCGACGACGACGATGTGGTTGCGCAGATGACGCACCCGGGGGCGCGCCGAGGCGAACACGAAGCGACGCGACAGCAGGACATCGGCGACGAACGACACCAACAACGCAGTGGTGGTCACGCCGCTGAACATCAACATCGTCGAGAACGTGCGCAGCCAGGTGGGCTGGTTCACGAAGCTGAAGTCGCCGTAACCGGTGGTGGTCATCGTCTCGACGGTGAAGTAGAACGCGTCGATCCAGCCCATGGTGGGTGGCGCTTGGTACCCGAAGCGCAGGATGATCGTCGAGCTGATCAAGACCAGCGTGGTGGCCGCCACGACCGGATAGAACGTCGGGTTGAAGTCGCCGAGCACACCGCGGACACTGTCGATCACTCGTCGCGGCCACGGCCGACCGGTACGCGTGCGCGTCGCGCTGGGAATCCTGATGCCCTGGGCGGCGATCTCGTCGGCGGTGCCGATCATGATTGCCGTGTCGCCCCGGTGCACTCGTTGATCGCGGCCCGGACACACATCCATCTCGCCGGGGTCGGGTGAATTCTGACAATGGATGACCGCCACCGGGGCGAGGTCGCCGTAGAGTTCCCGCAGCGTCGCTTCGCGGGACGCCGTGGTGCCCGAGACGACGAATTCGATGCCGGCCGCGTCGAACCGGTGGGTGGTCTGCGCCAGGCAGGCTTCCACCACCGAGGGTGCGGCAAGATCGGCGACGTCCAGGGTCGCCCCGGGCCCTTCGTCGTCGGCCACCGCTTCGCGCAGCACGTCGTTGGCAACCCTGGCCACCACGCGGACGTCCGGGTTAGCTTTCCTTGCCAGCAAAGCGATTTCGAGGTTTCGCGCGTCGTCGTTTCCGGCGCAGACGACGGCAAGCGCGCGGGACACGTCATGCAGGGTGAGCTCGCCGGCGACGCCAGCTTCCGACGTCTCGGCGTCGAGGAGCCGCACGACGGTCGCGCCGGCGTTTTTCAGCTCGTCGGCGATCGTCGTGGCGAGCGCATCGTCACCGCTGACAATGATGTGGCGATGCATGCTCAGTCGGTGACTAAGGGCCGGTTCACCAGGGCATTATGTCATCCGGCTTGATTCGGCCAGCCGCATCAGCGCCCGCCTGTCGACCTTGCCGATGCCGCGCATCGGCAAGGCGTCCACGATGAGCAGCTCGCGCGGCGCCGCGGTGTGGGCCAATGTCTGCATCACGTGGGCCCGCAACGAGTCGAGTGCGGGTGGGGCGTGGCCGTCGGCGACGACGACCGCGGCGACCACTCGCTGGCCCAGTCGCTCGTCGGCACGCCCGAAGACCGCGCAGTCGGCCACCGCGGGATGCGTCCGCAACGCCGCCTCGACCGGTTGCGGCAGGATCGTCAGGCCGCCGGTGCTGATCGCGTCGTCGATTCGGCCCAGGACACTGAGCACACCCGAATCGTCAACGGCGCCAACGTCGTCGGTGTGAAACCAGCCCGGCTCGGCGAACGGGTCGGGGTTGGGCGGATTGCGGTAGCCCTTGGCCAGCGTCGCGCCACCGATCGCGATCCGTCCGTCATCGTTGATGCGCACCTCGACGCCGTCGAGCGGGACGCCGTCGTAGACACAGCCACCGGCGGTCTCGCTCATGCCGTAGGTGCGCACGACGCGGATGCCCGCCCCGGCGGCAGCCTGCAGGATCGGCTGCGGGGCCGGGCCGCCGCCGATCAGCACGGCGTCCAGGCCGGCCAGCGCAGCGGTGGCCGCCGGATCGGTCAGCGCCTTGGCCAACTGCGTGGCGACCAGCGCCGTATAACGCCGCCCCGAGCCGAGTTCATCGACGGCAGAGGGCAATTGGCCGACATCGAAGCCGGTCGAGACGTCGAGTTCGACCGGCACGGAATCGGCGAGCAGACTTCGCACCAGCACCTGCAGGCCGGCGATGTGATACGGCGGCAGGACCAGTAGCCACCGGCCTGGCCCGCCCAGCCGGTCGTGGGTGGCCGCGGCGCTGGCGGTCAGCGCGGCGGCAGTGAGCAGCGCGCCTTTCGGCGCCCCGGTGGTGCCCGACGTCGTCACCACCACGGCGACGTCGTCGTCGATGGCGTCGCCCACCCGCAGCGACGACAGGTCCGACCCGTGATCACCGTCGGCGGGAACCGGCAGCAGCGCGGGCGCACCGCCAGTCAGGACCTGTTCGAGTGCCGCCAACAGCGGCCGCGCCGAGGAGCCCCGCGCCACGGCGAACGCGCGCAGGACGGCTATCCGGTGCCCTCGCCGTCGCGGGCGTCGTCCAGCGGCCAGCCCTTGGCGGCCAGCCGCTCGCGGACCCGTTCGATATCTTCCGGCGACGGCAACTCGTCGGTGACCTGCGTGATCAGCACGCCGATGTCGACATGGTCGAAGTCACCTCGCTGCATCAGCTCGTGGGCCACCAGCTTGACCTCGTCATTGCTCATCCGACGGGAGAGCAGCGCGAGCACCGGGAAATAGTCAGTCGGTGGGATGCCTTCTGGATATCCCGCGCGAAGCCAGGCGACTACCGAGCTCAAGAATCGGTTCACAGCATGTCAACTTCCCCCGCCGGGCCGTCGGTAAGCCTCGAGACAAAATAATTCCCGATGCTACGCGGGCTTGGCTCCGAGGATGTACAGGCCGGTACGCGCCCCGATGAAGTCCCGGGCGACGTACAACACCCCGACTATGACCGCAACCAGGGCCAACGCGTAGATCGCATACGAGATCGCGGTCAGCGCCGGGTTCTTGTGCTTGACGGCCGCGCCGTCGGAACCCATGACACCGTCGCCCGCGGCGCCTGCCCGCACGGCGAGCGCGAACAGGGCCGGCAGCCCGCTACCGAGGATCAGACCGAAGATCAGGATCTTCAGTGACGCCTGGTAGTTGAACCAGTGGTTCAAGTGGCTCATAGCGTGCCTGCTTTCTTGGCGTCGGCGGTGTGTTCAGCGGCCTCTCCGTTGCCGATCGGAGCGCCGGCGATGCCCGGCTTGCCGTGCTCGTCGAGCCCGGCGGTCAGGTCGCCCTTCCACTCGGCGTTGACGTTGTTGTGGTCGACCTTCGTCTTACGCGATTGCAGGTAGATGGCCGACGCCGCCGCTGCCAGCAAGAGGAAGCCGACGGTCGCACCGGCGTAGCCGCCGATCCCGTGGGTCACCCAGTAGGTGACGGCCCCGACCAGGCCGGCAGCGGGCAGGGTGATCAGCCATGCGGTCGCCATCCGGCCGGCGACGCCCCAGCGAACCTCCGCACCGGGTTTGCCGACACCGCTACCGAGCACGGATCCGGTCACCACCTGCGTGGTCGACAGCGCGTAGCCGAAATGAGCCGACAGCAGGATGATGACGGCCGACGACGATTCGGCGGCCATGCCTTGCGGCGACTTGATTTCGACGAGGCCCTTGCCCATCGTGCGGATGATCCGCCACCCGCCGGTGTAGGTGCCCAGCGCCATCGCGCACGCGCAGGCCAGGATCACCCAGAACGGCGGCAGGGCGTCGGTCCGGCTGACCGCGCCGTAGGAG
This genomic window contains:
- the ccsB gene encoding c-type cytochrome biogenesis protein CcsB; the encoded protein is MNTTHVDIGLARNSDWAFTSSVVILVVALLLLAVELAYTRSREPDRELVSAGSVKTDSPAPEAPRRPFDERVGRAGLVLVYAGIGLLFACIVLRGLATTRVPWGNMYEFINLTCFCGLTAGAIVLRRPQYRPLWVFLLLPVLILLTVSGRWLYTNAAPVMPALQSYWLPIHVSVVSLGSGVFLVAGVASILFLLRTSRLGAPDARGRLAQLVHRLPDAQTLDRIAYRTTIFGFPVFGFGVIFGAIWAEEAWGRYWGWDPKETVAFIAWVIYAAYLHARSTAGWRDRKAAWINVVGFVAMVFNLFFVNLVTVGLHSYAGVG
- a CDS encoding MinD/ParA family ATP-binding protein; its protein translation is MSDHPTHGANAGAPRGREDHPTTELPPHPPPPAPEPPTRAFAGFRTERVFTDNTTLGVPPPETRSEPRAWANTPYQGMPRVVESGDAPRRVYGNYGGPPAPGDAGASQPGMPPQRYPELSTRTLLRHVKPAPTEGWRRWLFRLSGQLINVGESQRTMRYNDLTVQVNKPLRGCYRIAMLSLKGGVGKTTITATLGSTFASIRGDRVVAIDANPDRGTLSQKVPLETPATVRHLLRDAEGIDRYSDVRSYTSQGPSRLEVLASESDPAMSEAFSADDYARTLEILERFYGLVLTDCGTGLLHSAMTSVLDKADALVVVSSGSIDGARSASATLDWLDAHGHEDLVSNSIAVINAVRPRSGKVDMQKVVDHFSRRCRAVRLVPFDPHLEEGAEIDLNRLKRETREALIELAAVVADGFPSDQRRSNEHFI
- a CDS encoding DUF4229 domain-containing protein — protein: MSDGTSPAGRAVVSVSLYAAARVALVVVLTAVIYWTGRALGVREFPIVVAALFALVIAMPLGFWLFGPLRRRATAGIDAATERRRRDREQLRARLRGEAPPDSD
- a CDS encoding 1,4-dihydroxy-2-naphthoate polyprenyltransferase gives rise to the protein MATLAQWIAGARPRTLPNAIAPVIAGTGGAAWLHGAIWWKALLALAVAVALIIGVNFANDYSDGIRGTDDDRAGPLRLVGSRLATPHAVRAVAVASLTIGAVAGLALALTSAPWLIAVGALCIAGAWLYTGGAKPYGYAGFGEVAVFVFFGLVAVLGTQYTQALRVDWVGAVLAVATGALSSAVLVANNLRDIPTDKESGKITLAVRLGDRGTRIFYQLLLGVAAVLTLTLTAATPWCAVGLVATPLGLRAAAPVRSGRIGSELIPVLRDTGLTMLVWSIAVAVALAVNAQG
- a CDS encoding S-methyl-5'-thioadenosine phosphorylase; amino-acid sequence: MIGVIGGSGFYTFFDSDARSVSLDTPFGEPSGPVTIGMVGEHEVAFLPRHGLEHRFPAHKVPYRANMWALRALGVRQVFAPCAVGSLTPEHGPGAVVLPDQLVDRTRHRADTYYDSGAAHVSFADPYCPTLRSAVSGLPGVVDGGTMVVIEGPRFSTRAESRWFAAAGFTLVNMTGYPEAVLARELEMCYATIALVTDLDAGIDAGAGVKVDEVIVEFEKNIGPFKKLVREAIGQVETEHTCTECLSHAGVPLPFDEG
- a CDS encoding NAD-binding protein, with the protein product MHRHIIVSGDDALATTIADELKNAGATVVRLLDAETSEAGVAGELTLHDVSRALAVVCAGNDDARNLEIALLARKANPDVRVVARVANDVLREAVADDEGPGATLDVADLAAPSVVEACLAQTTHRFDAAGIEFVVSGTTASREATLRELYGDLAPVAVIHCQNSPDPGEMDVCPGRDQRVHRGDTAIMIGTADEIAAQGIRIPSATRTRTGRPWPRRVIDSVRGVLGDFNPTFYPVVAATTLVLISSTIILRFGYQAPPTMGWIDAFYFTVETMTTTGYGDFSFVNQPTWLRTFSTMLMFSGVTTTALLVSFVADVLLSRRFVFASARPRVRHLRNHIVVVGLSALGMRVVSDLTAAGYEVAVIELDEENRFLSAVRDLDVPVIFGDATLRQTLKAARVDRARAVAVLTRDDMINIETGIVLTEMLGTRTETREHWTPVPLVLRVYDRTLGFAVAQRFGFENVRSTVELAAPWFIGGAIGLQVLGTFSVGQRSFVVGGMQVAPGSELDGLRMYELSTHTRVIAITTSNGLLKLHPRRDARLHGDDTVYLVGPYRDLIETLRRGRPPRPPADEGQQQEAKAS
- the menE gene encoding o-succinylbenzoate--CoA ligase — translated: MAALEQVLTGGAPALLPVPADGDHGSDLSSLRVGDAIDDDVAVVVTTSGTTGAPKGALLTAAALTASAAATHDRLGGPGRWLLVLPPYHIAGLQVLVRSLLADSVPVELDVSTGFDVGQLPSAVDELGSGRRYTALVATQLAKALTDPAATAALAGLDAVLIGGGPAPQPILQAAAGAGIRVVRTYGMSETAGGCVYDGVPLDGVEVRINDDGRIAIGGATLAKGYRNPPNPDPFAEPGWFHTDDVGAVDDSGVLSVLGRIDDAISTGGLTILPQPVEAALRTHPAVADCAVFGRADERLGQRVVAAVVVADGHAPPALDSLRAHVMQTLAHTAAPRELLIVDALPMRGIGKVDRRALMRLAESSRMT
- a CDS encoding DUF3349 domain-containing protein is translated as MNRFLSSVVAWLRAGYPEGIPPTDYFPVLALLSRRMSNDEVKLVAHELMQRGDFDHVDIGVLITQVTDELPSPEDIERVRERLAAKGWPLDDARDGEGTG
- a CDS encoding inorganic phosphate transporter, which produces MNLQLFLLIIVVITALAFDFTNGFHDTGNAMATSIASGALKPKQAVTLSAVLNLAGAFLSTAVAGTIAKDLVNGHLVTLQLVFAGLVGGIVWNLLTWLLGIPSSSSHALVGGIVGAMIAAAGAHGVIWTGVVSRVLIPALVSVVLAGIVGAVGTWLVYRLNRGVPEERSETAFRRGQIFSASLVSLAHGTNDAQKTMGVIFLALISYGAVSRTDALPPFWVILACACAMALGTYTGGWRIIRTMGKGLVEIKSPQGMAAESSSAVIILLSAHFGYALSTTQVVTGSVLGSGVGKPGAEVRWGVAGRMATAWLITLPAAGLVGAVTYWVTHGIGGYAGATVGFLLLAAAASAIYLQSRKTKVDHNNVNAEWKGDLTAGLDEHGKPGIAGAPIGNGEAAEHTADAKKAGTL